The following are encoded in a window of Esox lucius isolate fEsoLuc1 chromosome 14, fEsoLuc1.pri, whole genome shotgun sequence genomic DNA:
- the nadk2 gene encoding NAD kinase 2, mitochondrial isoform X2 has translation MTHRSFTNLLYLGKRAFTILNRRSSRLPHVLMGAQHIASQAESGFKPSKVAVVTKMTRYEFEQQRYRFSELSEEDLKQLLALKGSSYLGLLERHNIHTRNVEHIVESLLKEGIEVRLVKRGEYDEETVLWADAIISAGGDGTMLLVASKVFNKDQPVLGVNTDPERSEGHLCLPVRYTRAFPEAIQKLCRGQFRWQWRQRIRLHLEGTGINPTPVDLHEQQLSLEQHNQAHRITLMEAQRSEVDSLSKPYLLPVRGLNEIFIGESLSSRASYYEISVDDGPWEKQKSSGLSICTGTGSKAWSYNINKLVEQAVEEVLWIGKAKTGLEIPVTQDLIEKVTDEYNRSLVFGPEESRMFFSIREPIVNRVFSSSRQRGFANRVCVRSRCWDACMVVDGGTSFEFNDGAIATITMNEEDQLRTVLLEN, from the exons ATGACTCACCGTTCATTTACAAACTTGCTTTACCTCGGGAAACGAGCTTTCACAATTTTGAATAGGCGCTCAAGTCGCCTTCCTCACGTCCTGATGGGGGCACAACATATTGCATCACAGGCTGAAAGTGGTTTCAAACCCTCCAAAGTTGCTGTGGTGACAAAGATGACGAGATATGAATTCGAGCAGCAAAGATATCGCTTTTCAGAGCTATCTGAAGAGGACCTAAAACAGCTG CTTGCGTTGAAAGGCTCCAGCTACCTTGGGCTTCTAGAGAGACACAACATCCACACCCGCAATGTGGAACACATTGTGGAGAGTCTACT GAAAGAGGGCATTGAGGTGCGTCTGGTGAAGAGAGGTGAATATGATGAAGAAACAGTGCTATGGGCAGATGCAATTATTTCTGCAGGTG GTGATGGGACTATGTTACTTGTCGCCAGTAAAGTTTTTAATAAAGACCAACCGGTTCTTGGGGTTAACACAGACCCTGAAAG aTCAGAGGGACACCTGTGTCTTCCTGTGCGATACACACGTGCCTTTCCAGAGGCTATACAAAAACTCTGCCGTGGTCAGTTCAG GTGGCAGTGGAGGCAGCGGATCCGTCTACACCTGGAGGGAACGGGGATAAACCCCACCCCAGTGGACCTGCATGAACAACAGCTCAGTCTTGAACAACATAACCAGGCTCACCGCATCACTCTTATGGAGGCCCAACGTA GTGAAGTCGACAGCTTATCCAAGCCCTACCTTCTCCCTGTCCGAGGCCTGAATGAGATCTTCATTGGTGAATCTCTGTCTTCCAG GGCTTCCTACTATGAGATCTCTGTGGACGACGGGCCGTGGGAGAAGCAGAAGAGCTCCGGTCTCAGTATCTGCACTGGAACTGGATCTAAGGCCTG GTCttacaatattaacaaattAGTTGAACAAGctgtggaggaagtgttatggatCG GAAAGGCAAAAACAGGTCTTGAAATTCCAGTGACTCAGGACCTGATTGAGAAGG TGACTGATGAATACAACCGGTCGCTGGTGTTTGGTCCAGAGGAAAGCAGAATGTTCTTCAGTATCAGAGAGCCCATTGTCAACAGAGTATTCTCCAGCAGTCGCCAAAGAGGCTTTGCCAACAG ggtgtgtgtgcgctcgcGATGCTGGGATGCGTGCATGGTGGTGGACGGTGGGACTTCTTTTGAGTTCAATGACGGTGCCATAGCAACAATCACCATGAATGAGGAGGACCAGCTCCGGACAGTTCTCCTGGAAAACTGA
- the nadk2 gene encoding NAD kinase 2, mitochondrial isoform X1, whose amino-acid sequence MTHRSFTNLLYLGKRAFTILNRRSSRLPHVLMGAQHIASQAESGFKPSKVAVVTKMTRYEFEQQRYRFSELSEEDLKQLLALKGSSYLGLLERHNIHTRNVEHIVESLLKEGIEVRLVKRGEYDEETVLWADAIISAGGDGTMLLVASKVFNKDQPVLGVNTDPERSEGHLCLPVRYTRAFPEAIQKLCRGQFRWQWRQRIRLHLEGTGINPTPVDLHEQQLSLEQHNQAHRITLMEAQRSEVDSLSKPYLLPVRGLNEIFIGESLSSRVKCNPLKPHLTFSLHRASYYEISVDDGPWEKQKSSGLSICTGTGSKAWSYNINKLVEQAVEEVLWIGKAKTGLEIPVTQDLIEKVTDEYNRSLVFGPEESRMFFSIREPIVNRVFSSSRQRGFANRVCVRSRCWDACMVVDGGTSFEFNDGAIATITMNEEDQLRTVLLEN is encoded by the exons ATGACTCACCGTTCATTTACAAACTTGCTTTACCTCGGGAAACGAGCTTTCACAATTTTGAATAGGCGCTCAAGTCGCCTTCCTCACGTCCTGATGGGGGCACAACATATTGCATCACAGGCTGAAAGTGGTTTCAAACCCTCCAAAGTTGCTGTGGTGACAAAGATGACGAGATATGAATTCGAGCAGCAAAGATATCGCTTTTCAGAGCTATCTGAAGAGGACCTAAAACAGCTG CTTGCGTTGAAAGGCTCCAGCTACCTTGGGCTTCTAGAGAGACACAACATCCACACCCGCAATGTGGAACACATTGTGGAGAGTCTACT GAAAGAGGGCATTGAGGTGCGTCTGGTGAAGAGAGGTGAATATGATGAAGAAACAGTGCTATGGGCAGATGCAATTATTTCTGCAGGTG GTGATGGGACTATGTTACTTGTCGCCAGTAAAGTTTTTAATAAAGACCAACCGGTTCTTGGGGTTAACACAGACCCTGAAAG aTCAGAGGGACACCTGTGTCTTCCTGTGCGATACACACGTGCCTTTCCAGAGGCTATACAAAAACTCTGCCGTGGTCAGTTCAG GTGGCAGTGGAGGCAGCGGATCCGTCTACACCTGGAGGGAACGGGGATAAACCCCACCCCAGTGGACCTGCATGAACAACAGCTCAGTCTTGAACAACATAACCAGGCTCACCGCATCACTCTTATGGAGGCCCAACGTA GTGAAGTCGACAGCTTATCCAAGCCCTACCTTCTCCCTGTCCGAGGCCTGAATGAGATCTTCATTGGTGAATCTCTGTCTTCCAG GGTGAAGTGTAACCCCCTCAAACCTCATCTCACCTTCTCGCTCCATAGGGCTTCCTACTATGAGATCTCTGTGGACGACGGGCCGTGGGAGAAGCAGAAGAGCTCCGGTCTCAGTATCTGCACTGGAACTGGATCTAAGGCCTG GTCttacaatattaacaaattAGTTGAACAAGctgtggaggaagtgttatggatCG GAAAGGCAAAAACAGGTCTTGAAATTCCAGTGACTCAGGACCTGATTGAGAAGG TGACTGATGAATACAACCGGTCGCTGGTGTTTGGTCCAGAGGAAAGCAGAATGTTCTTCAGTATCAGAGAGCCCATTGTCAACAGAGTATTCTCCAGCAGTCGCCAAAGAGGCTTTGCCAACAG ggtgtgtgtgcgctcgcGATGCTGGGATGCGTGCATGGTGGTGGACGGTGGGACTTCTTTTGAGTTCAATGACGGTGCCATAGCAACAATCACCATGAATGAGGAGGACCAGCTCCGGACAGTTCTCCTGGAAAACTGA